The Methyloceanibacter sp. wino2 nucleotide sequence GCGGCGCCTCCCGGCACCGGTATCATCGCCGGTGGTCCGATGCGTGCCGTGTTCGAGACGCTTGGCATCCAGGATGTGGTTGCGAAGTCGCTCGGAAGTTCGAACCCGTACAACATGGTGCGCGCCACGTTCGATGCGCTGCGCCATGAGGACAGCCCCCGTGGCGTGGCCGCGCGGCGCGGGAAGAAGGTGAGCGAAATCGTATCGCGCCGCCGCGATCAGGCGGGTGATGGTGCCGAGGCGCAAGCCTAAGGGCCCACAGACAAGGTTGAACGAAGATGGCCGAGAATAAGAAGACAATCGTCGTGGAGCAGATCGGAAGCCCGATCCGGCGGCCCGGCGTGCAGCGCGCGACCCTTATCGGGCTCGGCCTGAACAAGATGCACAAGCGGCGGACGCTGGTCGACAGCCCGAAGTGCGCGGCATGGTGGCCAAGGTGAGCCATCTGGTGCGTATCGTCGAGGACGAGGCCGGAGCTTAAGGGTAGATAAGATGCGACTGAACGATCTTCGCGACCTTCCCGGCGCGACAACGTCGAAGAAGCGTGTGGGACGCGGTATCGGCTCCGGTCTGGGCAAGACCTCCGGTCATGGCCAGAAGGGCCAGAAATCGCGCTCGGGCGTGGCCATCAAGGGCTTTGAGGGCGGCCAGATGCCGATCCACATGCGCCTGCCGAAGCGCGGCTTCAACAACAACTTCGCCAAGGACTTCAACGAGGTGAATGTCGGCCGTATCCAGACGGCGATCGACGACAAGAAGCTCGATGCGTCCAAGCCGGTCACGGTTCAAGCGCTGGTCGAAGCCGGTGTTGTCCGCCGTGCGCGCGACGGCGTGCGTCTGCTCGGCCGCGGCGAGCTCAAGTCGAAGGTGTCCTTTGAGGTCACCGGCGCATCGAGCGGCGCGGTCAAGGCGGTCGAGGCTGCCGGCGGAACCGTGACGATCACGGCGATGCCGCAGCGTCAGGCCAAGTCGGAAGGCCAGGACGCGCCGAAGAAGACCGCAAAGAAGGCGGCCACGAAGAAAGCCGCTCCCAAGAAGGCGGCTGCCAAGAAATCCGCAGCGAAGAACGACACGTCCGAGTAGGGCGGGCCGGGACGAGGCAGGGCGGCCGGTTCGTAGGATCGCCCAGCCGGCCCGGAGAAGGGAAGAGCGCTAATGGCATCTGCCGCAGAACAGCTCGCGTCGAACTTGAACTTCGCCGCCTTTGCGAAGGCCGACGAACTCAAGAAGCGCATCATGTTCACGCTGGTCGCGCTCGTGATCTACCGGCTCGGAACCTACATTCCGATCCCCGGCATCAATCCTCAGGCGCTTGCCGACGTCTTCAAGCAGCAGCAGTCCGGCATTTTGGGCATGTTCAACATGTTCTCCGGCGGCGCTGTCGGGCGCATGGCGATCTTCGCGCTCAATATCATGCCGTACATTTCGGCCTCGATTATCATTCAGCTTCTGACGACCGTCTCGCCGACCCTTGAGCAGCTCAAGAAAGAGGGCGAGCAGGGCCGCCGTCAGATCAACCAGTACACGCGTTACGGCACGGTGCTCCTGGCCGCGCTTCAGGGCTACGGCATCGCCGTCGGTCTCGAAGGCGCCGGTAATATCGTCACCGACCCGGGCTGGTTCTTCCGTATCACGACCGTCATCACCCTGGTGGGCGGCACTGTCTTTCTGATGTGGCTCGGCGAGCAGATCACCGCGCGTGGCGTCGGCAACGGTATCTCGCTGATTATCTATGCGGGTATTGTCGCGGGGCTGCCGGCAGCTTTGATCGGAACGCTGGAACTCGGGAAGCAAGGCGCCTTGTCCACGGGGCTGATCCTCGCTCTGTTCGTGGTCGCGACCGCGGTCATCGCCTTCATCGTCTTCATGGAGCGCGCCCAACGGCGATTGTTGGTGCAGTATCCAAAACGGCAAGTCGGCAACAAGATGTTTCAGGGCGATGCCTCGCATCTTCCCCTGAAGCTGAACACCGCTGGCGTGATCCCGCCGATCTTTGCCTCCTCGCTGCTGCTGCTGCCGATCACGGTTGCGAATTTCTCGGCCGGGCAGGGCCCCGAGTGGTTGACTTCGGTGACGGCCATGCTGGGCCGTGGGCAGCCGCTCTACATCCTGATTTACGTCTCGCTGATCATCTTCTTCGCCTTCTTCTACACGGCGGTTGTGTTCAACCCCAAGGAGACGGCGGACAATTTGAAGAAGTACGGCGGGTTCCTGCCGGGGATCCGGCCCGGCGAGCGCACGGCCGAGTATATCGACTATGTGCTGACCCGGATCACGGTCGTCGGTGCGATTTATCTGGCCGCCGTCTGCGTCCTTCCTGAAATTCTCATCGCCGAATGGGGCGTCCCGTTCTACTTCGGCGGCACCTCGCTCCTCATCGTTGTGAGTGTGACGATGGATACCGTGGCTCAAATCCAGAGCCACCTTCTGGCCCACCAATATGAGGGGCTGATCAAGAAGGCCAAGCTGAGGGGACGGCGTCGATGAACTTGGTGATGCTGGGCGCGCCGGGTGCAGGCAAGGGAACGCAGGCGAAGCGGCTCGAGGACATGCGCGGCCTGGTACAGCTTTCAACGGGCGACATGCTGCGTGCCGCGGTCGCGGCCGGGACCAAACTCGGTCAGCAGGCCGGCGACATCATGGAGCGGGGCGAATTGGTCCCCGACGAGCTCGTCATCGGCCTCATCTCAGAGCGGATGGATCAAGAGGAAGGCGGCTCCGGGTTCATCCTCGACGGCTTTCCGCGCACGATCGGCCAGGCCGAGGCCCTGGACGCGCTTCTGAAGTCCCGCGGGGACGAGGTCGACCGGGTGGTTGTGATCGACGTGGACGACGACGCGCTCGTTGGCCGGATCACGGGCCGGTACACCTGCGCCAGTTGCGGCGAGGGGTACCACACGCTTTTCAAGAAGCCCAAGGAAGAGGGCGTCTGCGACCGCTGCGGCGGAACGGAGTTCAAGCGCCGCAAGGACGATACGGAAGAAGTCGTTCGGGAGCGGCTGAAGGCATATCACGACCAGACAGAGCCGCTGGTCGGCTATTACACGGCACAAGGTAAGGTCAGAACCGTCGATGGTATGGCCGATATTGCGGCGGTTCAGAAGGAGATAGATCAGGCGCTGGACGGAGAATAGGCTCAAAACTAGGTTTTTCCGGGCTTACGGCCAGTTGACCTTGTCAAGCGGAATCGCTACATAGACGCGTTCCATGGCTTGATGGACTGACCGGACCCGGGGGCGATGCCTGTCCGCGGTCGGTCTTGTTGTGTTTCAATAGGCTAATTTGGTTTAATTTCAGCACGTTAGCGCGTGCTGTGTGAGGAGGCGACGACGTGGCCCGAATTGCAGGCGTGAACATTCCGACCAACAAGCGGGTCGAGATCGCGCTGACCTATATCCATGGGATTGGCGATGCTTATGCCAAGGAGATCTGTGAGAAGGTTTCCATTCCGTCCGAGCGGCGGGTGAACGAACTCACCGAATCCGAGGTGATTCAGATTCGTGAGACCATCGACCGCGACTACGTGGTCGAGGGCGATCTTCGGCGTGAAGTGTCGATGAATATCAAGCGCCTCATGGACTTGGGCTGCTACCGCGGCCTGCGGCATCGGCGCGGTCTGCCGGTTCGCGGTCAGCGTACGCATACCAACGCGCGTACGCGCAAAGGGCCGGCGAAGCCGATCGCAGGTAAGAAGAAGTAGAGACGTTACGAACGCGCGGCCAAGCTCCTTTGCGATGCTTTCGCCGTGGCTCAGTGGAATTCGCGGGAATAGAGCATGGCCAAGGAAAAAGCACGAGTACGGCGCCGGGAACGGAAGAACATCACGTCCGGCGTGGCTCACGTGCATGCAAGTTTCAATAATACCATGATCACCATCACCGACGCCCAAGGGAATGCGATTTCCTGGTCTTCGGCTGGCGCCATGGGCTTCAAGGGATCGCGCAAGTCGACCCCTTATGCGGCACAGGTCGCCGCGGAGGACGCCGGTAAGAAGGCGACCGAGCACGGCATGAAGAATCTCGAGATCGAGGTTCGCGGTCCGGGGTCGGGCCGTGAGTCCGCTCTGCGCGCCCTTCAGGCGTCGGGCTTCAACATCATCTCCATTCGCGATGTGACGCCGATCCCGCACAACGGTTGCCGGCCGCGCAAGCGCCGCCGCGTCTAAGACGAAAAGGCAAACGTACGCACGATGCTGGACGAAGACATTCGTATTCCGGAGCCGCAGGCTCCAAACAACGATCAAGAAAGGGCGACACCGGTGCTGCAAAAGAACTGGCAAGATCTCATCAAGCCCACCAAGCTCAACGTCACCCCTGGCCGCGATCCGGCCCGGTATGCGACTGTTGTCGCCGAGCCACTCGAGCGCGGTTTCGGCCTGACGCTCGGCAACGCGCTGCGTCGCGTGCTCCTGTCTTCGCTTCAGGGTGCGGCCATCACGTCCGTCCATATCGACGGCGTGCTGCACGAGTTCTCGTCCATTCCGGGCGTGCGTGAGGACGTGACCAACATCGTCCTCAACATCAAGGAAATCGCCGTCAACCAGCATTCCGAAGGCGTGAAGCGCATGGTGCTTCAGAAGGAAGGCCCGGGCATTGCGACGGCTGGCGACATTCAGGGCGGGTCCGATGTCGAGATCCTCAATC carries:
- the rplO gene encoding 50S ribosomal protein L15, whose translation is MRLNDLRDLPGATTSKKRVGRGIGSGLGKTSGHGQKGQKSRSGVAIKGFEGGQMPIHMRLPKRGFNNNFAKDFNEVNVGRIQTAIDDKKLDASKPVTVQALVEAGVVRRARDGVRLLGRGELKSKVSFEVTGASSGAVKAVEAAGGTVTITAMPQRQAKSEGQDAPKKTAKKAATKKAAPKKAAAKKSAAKNDTSE
- the secY gene encoding preprotein translocase subunit SecY, which codes for MASAAEQLASNLNFAAFAKADELKKRIMFTLVALVIYRLGTYIPIPGINPQALADVFKQQQSGILGMFNMFSGGAVGRMAIFALNIMPYISASIIIQLLTTVSPTLEQLKKEGEQGRRQINQYTRYGTVLLAALQGYGIAVGLEGAGNIVTDPGWFFRITTVITLVGGTVFLMWLGEQITARGVGNGISLIIYAGIVAGLPAALIGTLELGKQGALSTGLILALFVVATAVIAFIVFMERAQRRLLVQYPKRQVGNKMFQGDASHLPLKLNTAGVIPPIFASSLLLLPITVANFSAGQGPEWLTSVTAMLGRGQPLYILIYVSLIIFFAFFYTAVVFNPKETADNLKKYGGFLPGIRPGERTAEYIDYVLTRITVVGAIYLAAVCVLPEILIAEWGVPFYFGGTSLLIVVSVTMDTVAQIQSHLLAHQYEGLIKKAKLRGRRR
- a CDS encoding adenylate kinase, producing MNLVMLGAPGAGKGTQAKRLEDMRGLVQLSTGDMLRAAVAAGTKLGQQAGDIMERGELVPDELVIGLISERMDQEEGGSGFILDGFPRTIGQAEALDALLKSRGDEVDRVVVIDVDDDALVGRITGRYTCASCGEGYHTLFKKPKEEGVCDRCGGTEFKRRKDDTEEVVRERLKAYHDQTEPLVGYYTAQGKVRTVDGMADIAAVQKEIDQALDGE
- the rpsM gene encoding 30S ribosomal protein S13, with protein sequence MARIAGVNIPTNKRVEIALTYIHGIGDAYAKEICEKVSIPSERRVNELTESEVIQIRETIDRDYVVEGDLRREVSMNIKRLMDLGCYRGLRHRRGLPVRGQRTHTNARTRKGPAKPIAGKKK
- the rpsK gene encoding 30S ribosomal protein S11, encoding MAKEKARVRRRERKNITSGVAHVHASFNNTMITITDAQGNAISWSSAGAMGFKGSRKSTPYAAQVAAEDAGKKATEHGMKNLEIEVRGPGSGRESALRALQASGFNIISIRDVTPIPHNGCRPRKRRRV